The nucleotide sequence TTTCAAAGTGGGTGAAATTACAGATTAGAGCTTTAGCTTTGCTACATTAGCCTGCAGGCAAGAAACCATAACTGCGTGTCCAAGATAActaagctgattttttttttttttcaagcttcATCTCATATTGCTTTGGAGGGAGTAAGTCTCAAAACAGATCAGTGTCTAATGTCAAAGTATTATGTTTTACATTCCTTAATCAATCTACACCCATATAATAATCTTTCACAGAAAGCTCttaatggtttttttttcctctgggcCCTCATGATGGCTCCAGATGTGGTTGGTAGGGAGATTTGTGATGCAGCTGCAAAGTCTTTATTTCTTACAGCTGAGGGAATTTGATGAGatgtttgcagtttgtttaCGGCTGTAGAGGAATTAAGGTGTGTGGGGAGGAGATATGTGTGGAGAACAAACATGTACTCGGGAGAAGAAATCCTACTTATCTGGTCAGACGGCATCTAACCACAACACACTACTATCCCGAACATGAAATTAATTTGTGCTAAGAAGCACTGAGAGTTCCTTGTGCCAACAGCGTTATCCTCACAGTTTCTCCACTGCCCAAACTagccacacaaaaacacaaacaccttcTCCACTTAAGTTATAGAGTGTGAGCATCCCACAGCAGGGAGCCTGACCTGAggaaatatttacctttttgaAAAGGGGGAGTACTGCTTGGTCTGATAGAGGAACAGCAAAGAGGCCAAACTGAGCAGAAAACCTTCAGGGTTTACTATGAtatgtattttccatttttaaacaCTTGAGGTTTACAGGAAATCAACTGTGTACCATGTGTctatgtatatactgtacactgtaaagCACAATCATCAGAAATACACAATTTATACAATCCAAGCCACTTGTTCCTTTATGTAAACCTTAAAAATTGGGTGAGTTTTTGTAAAtatcacatatatatataaatatgtatgtatacactgactggtgaatgtgtgtgtacagtatgtacagtatgtaataaTGTGTATGGAAGCACCTGAAAGGTCTTGGACAAGCTGTGGCCTTAAGATGACAGATTTCAGGatgcagctgtgtttgttaatatttaaaggtttctgttttttaaaaagatttttagaGAATTCAGAGGTCTGCAACCAGACTGGCACAACCCTGCTACTGAGCATGCTGGCTTACAGGCCAGGGCACCTAAATAAAACATCCATCGTTAATGTTATTACACTCGCTTTACTGctttgacaagtcaaaatgtctgccactAGAATGGCATGTTGCTGAAACTGTGTGGATTCATGACTGAAACGTACctcaaaataaagttttgcaaaaacagaaatgtaaccAAACTGTTTAAAGCCTCATAAAGTCATTAGACCCAGGAGGATTGTTGGCTCTGGACGATATCACCAGGTCTCACAGCAGTTCatgaaatagtcacaaaatcTACTGTACTGATTCATGTACACGGACAGGAATTTTAAATGCAGTGAGAGTGGGTTGGCCTATGTTTAGACATTCGGATCAAAATCTCAAAAACAGGCtatttatataattttaaaagaaagaaaacattggTAAAATGTAGTAGTTTTTATAATTTTATGCACAACGTTTAGGCCGTTACAACACATACTGCATTTGTCTAGTCTAATATATAATGTACCcttatataaaatgtaaatattgacTTTTTTGAGCAGGAAGTGAAAGTTGTAGACCAACAGTTATGTACAGAGAGGTATGCGTCTAAGTTTTGCTATTGAATTTCAGAAATATTGATCTTGTGTCATATGGAGAATGGTTCCAAAGGAAAGATAAAGGAAAtaaattttgagtattttgatttgtttgtgtgttgttttgtgccTCTGTCCTTCCAAACCTTCAGGTTTAGAAGCAAACCAAAAAGTAGATCTGAGTCTTGCatacttttattcatttctttgaaTGCTTTGTGAGGAGGGTCGGAGCTCGGGGGGGGGGACCTTGAAACAGTTCACCACACCTTCACATCAGTAGTGACAAATGTCCATCACAGATATAAAGACCATCAACATGTCAGGGCTTCAATCTCCCTTTCCCAGACCACACCTCTACAAGATATGCaacatacagaaaataaatagatgcATGTTAAAGGTCATTTccatatacaaatatattttatgaagCTTATTGTACAAGCATTTTTACCTACAGCTTAACATTTACAAGATAGGCTTGAACAGTGAAGTAGAATAACCTCTTATAAATTGCTGATATACcgtactgtatatatgtgtctTTGATACCTGCACTCCAAAAGATGTTAGTGAAGATTAGACCTGGGTTGAGTCTCAAatgcagaaaaagcaaaggCCTCAAAAACAACTCGTCAGCAGTCGTCATGTCTGCAGCGTTGTACTTGCACAACCAGAGGCCACTCCGTTCTACAGCATGCATTGCTAAAATCTGTATTGGCACAATATGAGGAAGCACAAACTGGAAAAAGTGTCAGTACAAAATATATAAAGTTAAACAATCTGCCCATAGCTAttgacaacaaaataaatgtctctGAAATATCAAAATAGTGAAttattagaaatacattttgaaataaattcCACTGACGATCATCCTTATCAAAAGAATATTCACTATGTTCACTCATTGTAGACTATTTTGTACCATAAAAAACTACTCTCAGCTGCTTGCTTTGACTTCAGCTTCATTGCAAACTGAGCTCAGTTCTCTGACCAGGCGatgaatcaaatcaaactttTGAAAAGCAGAAATCCACCCATTCAAAAGGCACTTCTATCTCAAAGAGACAATAGAATGTCATCAACATATAGTAAGCTATATACAAAAACAATGTACAAGTCTATAGAAAAAAGGTTGCTGCTATATTTCAGTCTATTAGCTCTGAATAAATATTTGGTTTCATGAAGTCTGACAATAATGCAACACCCGAGGTGACGTTACGACATGTTCACTGCTCTTCCAGGTGTGCCTGCTGTTCAAAGTTGACCTGACGCAAAGTAGATCAAATGACACACTCCCTAATGATTTATGCAAAGTCTACTCTTTACAGTAATATTAAAGGCTTATGCGACCCAGGAAAACAGATCAGCTCTCCCTGATCTTTCAATATATTATATGTGTTGCTCATCATATTTggtttttatgtatttaaaaatgggATTTTTTGAGAAAATCGTGTGAAAACTGGGTTGTAAAATCTCTGCAGCTCAAAAAAAGATTACTGTAAACGATggttaaaagtttttttttttcttggagcAAAAACCAGGTGGAAGTAAGATTTTTAGCCCACTTCAACCTTAAGACAATTTAgacatttttcaattaaaaccaaaaatgaTGAGCTTTCATGATATGTAAAGCAAAACTGATTCCAGACCAGCACTGTATATTGACTTGATACTGACTGAgttgataaaaacaaatttctTGAAGCATTATTGGAGTTAAGTTTTTCCTCATAAATGTCAGTCTACTCTGTGAATACGGTACATCATTTGAAACATTATGTAATGACAACATGTTCTGAACTTTAACaatgccaaaaacaaacaagttcgGCCTGATAACAGGCTCACTGAAACCACTAGTATTAATCCTCGATGCCTGCCGATGACTTATCTGATTTCTTTCTGAACTTATCAGGCCCAACAAGGGTTTCAAAATCCCACACAAGCATCAAGTGGCTTTTAGAGTCCTGTGGTTTAACACATGCTGATAGCCCTTGTTCAATGTAGTAGTTTCTCCTTTTGATATGTTTTATCCCTTTatcttttcaaaatgaaatctcATAAAGCTTGAACATTTTCTTGGTGAAGCAAAGGTATTGTGGGTCTCCTTAAAAACTCCCCACTCCAACTGTGAAGGAAGACCACAAATGAAAAGTAGCTTACTCCTCCGAATATAATAAACTCTTAAAATGTGGGTTCTGTACAACAAGGGAGCAGTGATCTAAACACAAATATGTAAGGCTATCTACCGTCTACATCACAATTCTGGCTTTGGAATCTAATATATCTCTCTATAGCAGCCAAGCCAATAATTATACAATAACTTCTCATATAGTGAATAACACAGTGATAGTAcagacataaatacatacacatagtAACAAAAACCATGCAAGTGCGAGCAGAGGTGACTTTGTGGTAATGACCAAAGACAACTTCAAGCTatgaaggagagaaagatgagaatgaccccccctcccccctcagaaGTTTCAGTTCAGACTGAGATCATTTTTCCTGAAAAGTgatttttccttcagtttttgtctcttttaagCCTCAATGGGTATTTGTGTATCTTGATAGTGAGTTTATGATTGCAATCACCCTGCTGTTGCCCAACTGAGCAGCGATgataaagacataaagaaaaacagtggcGCCGGAGGTGAAATCGGAGCATGGAGATTTGACTTTCCATTCCAGTTATCTTCCACGAGGATAACTCACGCGATCCATTCCTTCCCATGAACAGACCAGTCTCCTCTTCACCTGGAACAACAGGCAGTACTCTCCTCCAGTGCAAAAGGGAAGTTGTGTTCAATGGGTGTTTTGTAAGTGAATGAGTATATGACtaaagaaacaggaggagagagtgttGTTTGGCTgcatgtgttgattttttttctcttttctgtgtgaCATTAGTTTTATGTGAACAGGCtttgaagggggaaaaaaaactatctACAGGCGCAGGAATCTACAGTCATGTTGGGGTAGACTTTGAGCACCACGTTCTTGTCCTCATCGAAGAAGAGGATGCTGAGGGAAGACATCTTCTCTGGGACGCAGCACGGCTCAGGGATGCCTGGAACAACACCCACTGCCCGCACTATGCTCTGGATGGTGGCATGGTTAGAGGGCTTCAGAGCCTGAAGCAAAGGGACACAAAAGATTATTCAACTGCAGCAAGGATTTCATTTGTATCTAGAAAAGAAGATACGACAAGAATTTTGCTCTGCAAGAATCAACACCAATCACACAAAAGCAACAGTTTTCCTCTGATACTTTTCAGTAATGCACTTTGATTCCTGTTCACGTCGTAgaagaatgtgtttgttttccatatAGTTGGATACACTTAAATGGAAGGTTTATGacaacctgggtcttattttcatagttttggccatcattcCTCTCACTACCACTCAGCTTAATAGCCACAGAAAGTGCCTTTATttggaagagaagaagaaagtgaaTGGTACACTTATTAGCCTAAATGTTCATTGTTAACATCTGCCACAGTTTATAGGCTGAGTTCCTGGATCTATTTTGAACTTGTCATAGTTGCACACGCATATAGTTTTATTCTAAAATGAGGGATTATTACAGACATTTCAGGTGTGCTCACTTTTGGTTTTACCCCTGACtgctcattttgtgtgtctaGTAACTTTGGGGTAGCATCTTCTACAGAGTTCAGCTAACACCCTTTGTAAGTTAGCATACCTAAATTAACCGAATATCCAACAAAAGTCTAAAGGCCTGAGTGGCAGCTCTGTCCCTAGCAGTTCCCACACATATCACCTGATCAGTCGCTTCATGTCTTAGCAGGATCCAATAAGTGACAGGGCTCTTCCCACACGTCACAATAACCTAGGCAGAGCCACTTTTAATACTAGCTATTTAGCAGCTTCTAAAGCTTTGACCTGACAAAGGAGAAGTAACATCACAGGATCACAGGCATGTCTGACTGAGCAGAAAACCTTcaggagagggtgggggggggtggggggttgccTTAGGCCCTAGGCCCTACTTCTGGGACTAATTACATCCAACTACAAAGGCTGTTGACTCCGAGGTAATGAATTAAGTGGATGGAACTCATGCATTCCGGCCATGTTTAAAATACCTGTGATGTTATCTTGTCACCGGGGGGCCGCGAGCCGCGAggggagctgatgtttaacaTCAGCTGAAGCACAagcttctttgtttctctcacttCTTTGTAAGTTCtgttaaatgtgtaaaactGAATGCTATGTTGTCTGCATCTGAAGGGAAACTTTGCATGGCATGGCTCACTTGAGTTGTTCCTTTTGCTCGAGCATGGTTATGAAGATTTACTGGTTTTTGATGTGGAGGTCAGCCACCTGCTCCGCAGGAAGTCTTATATCTGAGCAGGACcgtgttttttttgttacaaaCCTATTTAAATTACATCATCAGGCGTTTGACCACTTAAACTGCATGTTTAGTACAGTTGGACTTCACCTTGGACTAACCTCTTTTTATTAAATTAGATAAATTTAACTCTGATGCACATCTTCAAAGACGTATTGATCTTAATACACCGTAGAAGATAATACCATGAAGAAGAACTTCTAGCAGAGCCACCACTGTATCTAGTTTATCTTGGCGGTTGAAGATTAAAGCAGATGGCATagatttctgtcagtttctttgGCATTATCATCTATAATATAAGGCAGATAGGCTTCAGGGGCTTCTGTGGTTAATGCTTTCCAAATTAACATAATACAGAGCAGTAAGTGCAACAGTAAACGAGGCACTGATGGATGCACTGATAGCTCATCATGGCCTCTTCTATTTACATAATGTTTACCATACTGCATGAAAAAGGCACAAAAAAGTAGCATCAGGCCTTTTGGTCATCCACTTCTGACCTACAATTTGTAATCTTCTGGTgctgaagaaacaaaaagtgTTGGACTAAAACCTAAAGTTTAACCCAGTGGTACAGTGGTTCACAACCTTTTCCTCATGACCTCTAAAAGCATTGTCTGTACTCTTAGGGGTCACAAGGGGCCAAATTCTCTTGTGGGATCTAGAATCACTACAGTCTCACCTTTGGCATGGGGAACTGGCAGGACCCTGAGCAGTAGTAGGCGTCAAACGACTTAGGTGATATAATCCATTCACTCCATCCAATGTCTGCAAAGTCCACTTTCAGGTACCTCCGTGCGCAGTTCCTGGGCTCGTTCCACTGCTTCTTTCGCGCCTTTTTAATCGTCTGCTCATCGAACTGCAGCAGGGGCATCTTGTGCCGCTGATTCTTGCGTGTCTTTTTACGCGGCCGACGGGCCTGCTTGTTTTCAAAAGGTTCGTATGGACTCGTCTCATCCCACCCGGCCGTCTCGTACGGATACTCGGGCCCAGGGAGTTCATTGTTTTGCAACGGGAGCAGAACATTCACTGAGCGCTTATGTCTGGGCTGTGGCTGTTCCTGTTCGGTGTTGTTTTGCTCTCGCAGTCCCAGTTTATGGAAGCTGTGTGAAATGGAGCCCTCCCCTCCCACTGAATGGTGTCTCTGGAGGGTGGCTACCACACTTTCAGGTTCTGAAATGGCAGAGTCATTGGCGTAGACCAGGATGTAGGGTGAGCGGTCTGACAGGAGCTTCTTCCATGGCTGGGGCCCTTGTGAAGCCACGTCGATCCCAATAAGCAGCTCGTCATGGTGTTTGGCTTGGTTGACCACACGCGTTATGTCCTTCCACTGCCAAGATATGAAGTCCCTGTACAGGGTGGACACATTGATCCGAAAATGTCCGAGAGTCCTCATCTTGTTATCCACAGAAGCAAAACTCCAGATGACCATGTGAATGTGGCTGTGCCTGCGGGGGCCATGGCGGCCACAGCTTTTGGATCTGGAACAGCCCTGGGTGCTGTTCTGAAGGTCTCCAATGTAATAGTGAAGAGTGGCCGACAGAACATCTTCTGACTTGGTGAGGGAAGTGAGGTTGAAAATCTGCAGCTGCTTCTTGTTTATAGTACCTGTGCATAAAAGGAGTAAAGTTATTTACACAACGCAACACGGTTGTACAGGAGTTCAAACATTAACCATGGCCTTCCCTGTATTAATTAAATAACAAGGaatgacaatgataataatactgaTATGCATGTGTTTCCAGACTGAGCCAACAGCTGGTTTCAATAATTAAAAGAGTCAATTCacacaaaatagaaaaactgtatctgaaaaacagaatcaCCATTACTTAAGGATGATCTACATTTAATCAGCTTTAAAACAGACCTTCTTCTGAAGGTAGTAGTTTCAGTGAAAATCTTTCACACTGAGGTTTGTTGATTATCCAAAGTAACGAGGACAATCTTTCTGGAAAGAGaatgtgttgattttgttttcagtttttatatttcagcgctttaaacaataaaactgaaatccctctcatctcctctgtaACTGGGGGAAGGCAGGAATCTCTAGAGTTGAGTGAAAACTATGTTTGtcatttgggtgaactgaccctttatcTGCTGTGCTATACAGCTACCAGACGATAGGAGGCAGTATAATCTAACAAACTCTGACCCTAAGTGGAAACTGGTTGCTTTAAACAGTACCCGTGTCCAAGTGATAATAACACAGTGTAGTCTCCGAGTAATTTAGAGATTATAAGATTAAAGTTATGATAATAGTTCCTGGTTAAGACACTTGTAAAGGCACCTTATATGCAGGAGCTCACCGCAGTgaactctgctgcagctcagacaggCTGGGCAGCTGCCAGATGCTGGCTCGAGGGAAAATCTGTCTAGACTATCTGACAGTAAAATCTTAAGGCGTGAAA is from Lates calcarifer isolate ASB-BC8 linkage group LG13, TLL_Latcal_v3, whole genome shotgun sequence and encodes:
- the bmp3 gene encoding bone morphogenetic protein 3 produces the protein MALYSRFVVVLLYGWSYLCVGYCAMLKTDNIPERRKVDFTHSVDKKHPAKEDQDLLLQDTMTEHMQMLYTKYNRAGFPFKDGNTVRSFKAHWGTINKKQLQIFNLTSLTKSEDVLSATLHYYIGDLQNSTQGCSRSKSCGRHGPRRHSHIHMVIWSFASVDNKMRTLGHFRINVSTLYRDFISWQWKDITRVVNQAKHHDELLIGIDVASQGPQPWKKLLSDRSPYILVYANDSAISEPESVVATLQRHHSVGGEGSISHSFHKLGLREQNNTEQEQPQPRHKRSVNVLLPLQNNELPGPEYPYETAGWDETSPYEPFENKQARRPRKKTRKNQRHKMPLLQFDEQTIKKARKKQWNEPRNCARRYLKVDFADIGWSEWIISPKSFDAYYCSGSCQFPMPKALKPSNHATIQSIVRAVGVVPGIPEPCCVPEKMSSLSILFFDEDKNVVLKVYPNMTVDSCACR